The stretch of DNA CGAAGAATGTCACGCCATTAAGTTTTAGCCTTTCTACCAAAGGAAACAAGCACTCTACGTTTGAAAACATAGCCCTGTCTCCGCCCATTATATTTCCATAACGATCCCGGGGACCAATTTCCCCGGCCTTGTACCCCCTAATGCTCTGAATACCTCCGAGTAGTATTCGTCGATCAAAAGGTATCGGATCGTTGCCAGATTCCATTAACATCGAGGCGTTGGCCCGGAACTTCAGCACTGCCTTCCAAAATAGTGACTTGTAGTAGATACCCTCAGAGTAATAACTGGAAAACGCAACGTCTCCGCCAAATCCTGACAATCGCGCCCCGAGAGTAAGTTTTGTGCCTGCCGTAGGAATAACCGAATTGTTTCTGGTGTCCCTACCAATGTTGAAAGAAAGGGAGTTCTCAGAGATATTAAGGTATTTCGCCGCGTTAGCATGGTAGCTCGCGTAATATGCTACTATAGACTGTGCGAACATCCCTTGAAAGCCTGACAGTTTGCTTGAATCTCTGGCAATCCCCGTGGACATCGACCACAGGCCGTATAGAGGATAAGACAGGAATAAACTTCCTCCATTACTGTCGCGGACATAGTTCTGCTCACCCTGGACAGCTTGATAACCCTTGATACTACCTGTTACAGGATAGTCAAAAATCCATGGATATGTGAGCGAACCCTCGTAGTTACTTCTACGGGCCGAGAGATTTGCCTTGGCGTTGGCGACTATGCCCATACCAAAGAGATTCCTCTCCTTGAGATCAACATTTCCCATGGCTCCGTCCTGTGACGAATATCCTAGACCCGCAGCGAGAGATCCGGTCTTTTTCTCTATTACTTCAACGGTTACGTTCATCGTATCGGGCCGAGACCCTGGCGCCGTTTTCAACTTTACGGCTTCAAAGAAATCCATTCCCTCAAGATTGCTCTTCGTCGCTTCGAAGTTGTCAGCGTTGTAAACATCTCCCTCTGCTATCATCAACGCTCGTCTGATTATTTTGTCCCTGGTTCTGTCATTACCGACAATATCGACCCTTTCAATGGTTATTTTTTCACCTTTAGTGATCTTGAAAGTCAGGTCGATAAAATCGTGCTTGTCGTTAATCTTCTGAAGAGGCTCGACATCAGCGTAAGCATAGCCAAGGTTATTGTATAATTTCGTTATTGTTTTGATATCGTCTGCGAGAGCGGACCTTTTGAACCATGTATGCGGTTTGCACTGCAGCATATCTTTTAGCTGTTCGGCCGGTACTATCAGATCACCTTCTACTTCGACTTTTCTAATCTGGAAACGGTTTCCTTCTCTAATAGGGTAAGTAACTTTAACTCTGCCGTCCTTTATTTCTATTTTTGGAGCGCCAACCTGGACGTTGATAAAACCATTTTCCAAATAATAGGCGATAATTCGCATACGGTTTTCTTCAAGTTTTTCCCTCGTAAATGAACCGGATTCATCCAGAAACCAGAACCAGCTTTTCTCCTTGATGTTCATAATCTTCTTGATGTCTTTGTCCGTCAATTTGGAGCGACCTTCCAAATCTATATCAGTCAGATAACTTTTGGTCCCCTCATCAATCTTGAAGGTCAGGCTTGCCTCATTAGGAGAGAGTTCTTTTATTTCATAATCAATTTTTGGCTGGTAATAACCCTCCTTCTCGTACATCTGTTTGATTTTCGCCACGTCATCTCTGATTTTCTGAACACTCTCAACTGTAAACGATTTGGTCGTCAGGGCGTCAAGGATTTCGTCTTTGGTAAAAACCTTGTTCCCTTCAATATTGATGGTCTTGATGGAAGGCCTTTCTTTTACCGTCACATAAAGGTCCATCTCGCCTTTAGGATTTTCTTCCGCTTTAATCTGGACATCATCAAAATAACCCATAGAGTATATTTCTCTGATATCATCGCTCAATCGGCTCTTAGCAAAAGGGGACCCTGTTTTCATTTCCATTTTATTGAGAATGGCTTCCCGCTGGATCCTCTTGTTACCCTCAATCTTGATTTCTCCAACCTTGGGTCTATTTAAGACAGTGCCACCGATTTCATTGGAAATTTCCTTCATTTTGCCGGCTAGATCGTGGAAATCCCGACCGGTAGCGGAGAAAAACCTCGGTTTAGCCCCTGATTCGGCCATAACCACATAGACTTCAAGCGACAGTCCATCTTCAAGCTGAGAAACCGTCCCCCAAATAGCGGCCTGCGCTCCGGCTTTTTCTGATATCCTTATAAGGCGTTGCGGGTCGACTTTCTTTTCTTGAATTGCGGAAATAAACGGCGTCCCCGAGATTACTTCAATATCTCCATCCCTGGTTAACTCAGCGGCTAACGCGCCGGCTAATTCATTATTGAAATCTTGCGCCTTGATTCCTTTCGTCACCATCTTGAAAGGAAAGACAAGGATCTTGTCTACTTTTTTTGCTTGGGAATCAGTTGAGACAATTACAAAAGAAATAATGATAGCAAAAAATAGAAAAGCCCTCTTCATTGAAGCTCCTCTATTTTGCCGGCGCTGAGGGCTACCCGTCTGTCCATAACCCTTGCGAGTGATTCTTTATGTGTGACCACAATCAAGGACGTTTTTCTCTCAAAGTTGAGGTTCCTTAATAAACTTTCAATTTCCGCTCCGGTTTCCAAGTCAAGGTTTCCGGTTGGTTCATCGGCGAGTATGACGTCAGGATTCATCACTAAAGCTCTAGCGATAGCTACGCGTTGCTGTTCGCCACCCGAAAGTTCACCTGGTCGGTGACTGAATCTATCGCCGAGGCCTACCTCATTGAGGAGCCTTTCCGACTTCCGACGTAACTCCTTCATATCCTCACCGGCTATCAGCCCTGGCATCAACACATTTTCCAAAGCCGTAAACTCTGGTAACAACTGGAAAAATTGAAAAACGAAACCAATGCGCTTATTCCTGATCTTCGCCCTCTCCACTTCCCCCAGTTCCCGAACATTTACACCATCGAGGAAAATTGTTCCCGAGGTAGGTTCATCAAGCAAACCAAGGACGTGTAATAACGTGCTTTTCCCGACCCCTGAAGGACCTGTTACAGCTACACTTTCTCCATGACGGACTAATAAAGTGACACCCCTTAGGACTTCCAGTTCCCTTACAGGGTGATAATAAGTCTTTCGTAGATCTGAAACCTGGTAGATGTACTCGTCATTCATACCTGAGCGCCTCCGCCGGTTCCAGACGAGCCGCTCTGTATGATGGGTATAACGTAGCAAGAAAGCAAATCGTCAAGGCTACGATGCAAATGGTTAGGACATCCGAGGTTGATATTGCTATGGGAAGCGTGGAGATAGTGTAAATTTCCTCAGGTAGTTCGATAAATGGATATTTTGCCAGCAAAGCCCCGCCGCCGAGTCCGGCGATTGCTCCCAGAAATGTTCCAGTAGCGCCTACTATCATGCCCTGAACGACAAATATACGCATGATGCGATCTGACGTAGCTCCGAGTGATTTTAATACGGCTATATCTCGACTCTTTTCCATCACCAACATTATAAGGGAAATAATGATATTGAATGCTGCGACCAGAACAATAAAGGTAAGAATAATAAACATGGCGATTTTTTCCAGCTTCAAGGCGCTGAATAAATTCCTGTACATGTCTCTCCAAGTTCTGGTCCAGTAAGGAGCCCCGAGGACAGACTCAATCCTGGAGGCTATTTTCGGAGCGTCATAAATGTTTTTGAGATTGACCTCAATTCCAGTAACGCCTGAACCCATTTCGAAAAATTTTTGAGCTTCAGCAAGGTCCATATAGACCAGGTTGGAATCAAACTCGTACATTCCTGACTTGAAAATTCCGACGACTCTAAAGTTTTGCACTCTGGGGATGGCGCCTATCGGGGTCCTTTTCCCCTGTGGTGATATTAGTTGAACGGAATCTCCAACCCTGAGGGAATTCGAAGTTGCAAGCTCTTTACCAATTATCACTCCGTTGATGTCTCCATCCGCAAGCCCTAGCCCTTTGAGCGAACCCTTTTCCATATACTTCGAGATCGAAATGACCTGCGGGGCCGATTTTGGATCAATTCCCCTGACAATGACTCCTCTTACCCTTCCTCTTGATGAAAGCATTGCCTGACCATAAATATACGGAGTCACTGCGTTAATTCCATCTATGAGTTTGATTCTATCCATCACCTGAACCCAGTCCGTGATGGAGCGGGTTGAATTGTTCATAACAACTATATGGGAAACAGTACCAAGAATTTTATCTTTTAGATCCCGTTCAAATCCATTCATTACACCCAGAACTATTATAAGGGTCATGACACCCAACATGACCCCAAGCACGCCAAATGCGCTGATAACTGAGACGAAAGCTTGTTTGCGTTTGGCCCTTAAGTAACGAAGGCCTACCCTCAGCTCTAGTGGCAGCTTCATTCAAGCCCTTTTTCAGGTCTCATGTGGGGAAACAGTATAACCTCTCTAATAGACTGAGCGTTAGTCAACAACATCACCAGACGGTCAATCCCCAGACCTTCACCTGCCGCAGGCGGCATGCCGTATTCCAGAGCGCGCAGAAAATCTTCATCAAGAAAGTGGGCTTCTTCATCACCCGCCTGGCGTGCTCTGACCTGTTCTTCGAACCGGTTTCTCTGGTCGACCGGATCAGTCAACTCAGTGAATGCGTTAGCCATTTCTCGGCCACATATATAGAGTTCAAACCTGTCAGTTACAGTAGGATCTTCTTCATTTCGCCTGGCAAGAGGCGAAACGTCCACCGGGTATCGATTCACAAATACCGGTCCCCAGAGTGTAGATTCAACAACTTCGTCAAAAATGGCCATGAGGAGCTTTCCATAAGAATCCTCTTTGTTTACCGATATTCCCATCTCAACAGCCTTGATGAAAACCGTATTACGGTCCTCAATCTCATCGGGACTCAGCACGCCGTTTTTAATCAGAGACTCTTTGACAGTAACCCGAGGCCAAGGGGGAGTCAGGTCAACCTCGCGTTCTCCATAGTTGAACTTGTAAGAACCGACTGTGTCCAGCGCTAAATTAGCAAGCATTTCTTCGGTCAGGTTCATGAGATCTTCGTAAGTCTTGTAAGCAAGATAAAATTCCAGCATTGTAAATTCCGGGTTGTGCTGGGTTGAAATTCCCTCATTCCGGAAATTCCTGTTGATTTCAAACACCTTATCAAAACCGCCCACAAGAAGCCTCTTCAAATAGAGTTCAGGGGCTATTCTCAGATAAAGTCGACGATTTAGCGCATGATGAAACGTTTCAAATGGACGCGCGGTCGCCCCTCCTGGAATTGTCTGCATCATAGGGGTTTCAACTTCGAGAAACCCTCGTTTAGTCAAGAAGTTCCTAAGATAGGAAATCACCCGACTACGTGTAAAAACTATGTCTCGGGATGACTTGTTTACCATCAGGTCGAGATATCGTTGCCTGTATCTGGTCTCCACATCAGACAGACCGTGCCATTTTTCCGGAAGCGGCCTGAGTGACTTGGTCAAAAGAATTAACCGTTTTACCACCAGGCTTAGTTCGCCGGTCTTGGTTTTGAAAGGCGAACCTGTGACACCTATAATGTCTCCTATGTCAAGTTTCTTTGCCTGCTTATATTCCTCAACCCCTATGATATCCCTGCCTAAATAGATCTGGAAATCACCTGTCACATCTTGAATGCGCATAAATGCGGCTTTTCCTAAATTGCGAATGGCCATGATGCGTCCGGCCAAGCCCAAGGTATCACTGATCTCTTCGGATTCATCAATTTCCGAGTATTTTGCCCTGAGTTCAGATGAATACACATCAGGGGTAAATCCAATGGCGTAAGGTTGGATACCAGATTCTTCCAGTTCTTCAAGTTTTTTGAGGCGAACATCTATTAAAGAAGAGGGAGAGAGTTTTTCTGACTTCGACGAAGGTTCCGACACCTGGAAGTTTCTCCTGGGGGCTTTCGTGATATTTGACCGGCGTTGTATACTTTTGTTAGGAAAATGTCAAGATTAGGCGTTCTTAGCCTAACGAATCCCCAATCCAATAAACTGATTTTATGACGCTTTTGCTCGCATCGACTTGATCGAGTTATGACGCGACAAAGACGCTTAAATTCTCATCAGTTTCAGAACAGCCAGATATTTTTCAGATCATTTGTCAAATCTCAAATCCACTTTTTGCGTCTAAAAGCAATTAGCATGGTGATTGCAGTAAAAGAGGCTATGGCAATTACCATTGGATATCCATACGTCCAATCGAGTTCCGGCATATACTTGAAATTCATGCCATACCAACCGCAGAGGAACGTGAGAGGAATAAATATGGTAGCGATGATAGTCAGGACCTTCATCGTCTCATTCAGTCGATTACTTACGGCCGACAAATAGATGTCCAGCATTCCGGATATGATGTCTCTGAAAGTCTCTACGGTGTCTACCGCATGAATGGCGTGATCCAGAACGTCCCTGAGATAGGGCTTGGTTGAATCTTTGACATAAGACAAGTCACCGGCGATCATTCGATTTGATATTTCTCTTAACGGCCAAACGGATTTTCTAAGAAACAGCAAATCCGTTTTCAACTGGTGGATGGATTCAAGAGTCGAGGTCGAGGGCCCTTTCACAACCACATGCTCGATAATCTCCATTCTCTCAGCAATATTTTCCAGGATATCGAAGTAGTTGTCTACGATCAAATCGACCACGCTATACAACAGATAATCCACTCCGCTGTTTCTTATCCGGCTTGTGGAGAGTTCCATCCTTTTTTTGATCGGTTGGAACAAGAGATCGCTCCGCTCCCGGAATGTGATTAAAAAATTAGCGCCCAGCACAAGTGAGATTTGCTCGGGAAAAAGTCGCATAGTGGTCTGGTGTATACCCAGCGCTCGAATTATTATAAATATGTGGTCGGAAAATTCCTCCAGTTTGGGTCTGTGACTGGTATCAACTATGTCTTCTAGAGCCAGGTTACTGATGCCGAACACCGAACCGATGCTATTTATCATTTCAACATCATGGAGGCCTTCTACATTCAACCACATCGAGGAAGAAGCGCCCGGTGGATGGGAGGCAAAAAAACTCCTAATATCACCTTGAACTTCGACTTGCTGAATTTCTGTCGGAGAATAAATTACACATTCGATTCTGGTCTTTTGTGAGTGGACGTCTCCAACATGAACCAGAGTTCCGGGGGCTTTGCCGCTTTTTTGCGACCTCTTTTTTGT from Desulfomonilaceae bacterium encodes:
- the bamA gene encoding outer membrane protein assembly factor BamA — translated: MKRAFLFFAIIISFVIVSTDSQAKKVDKILVFPFKMVTKGIKAQDFNNELAGALAAELTRDGDIEVISGTPFISAIQEKKVDPQRLIRISEKAGAQAAIWGTVSQLEDGLSLEVYVVMAESGAKPRFFSATGRDFHDLAGKMKEISNEIGGTVLNRPKVGEIKIEGNKRIQREAILNKMEMKTGSPFAKSRLSDDIREIYSMGYFDDVQIKAEENPKGEMDLYVTVKERPSIKTINIEGNKVFTKDEILDALTTKSFTVESVQKIRDDVAKIKQMYEKEGYYQPKIDYEIKELSPNEASLTFKIDEGTKSYLTDIDLEGRSKLTDKDIKKIMNIKEKSWFWFLDESGSFTREKLEENRMRIIAYYLENGFINVQVGAPKIEIKDGRVKVTYPIREGNRFQIRKVEVEGDLIVPAEQLKDMLQCKPHTWFKRSALADDIKTITKLYNNLGYAYADVEPLQKINDKHDFIDLTFKITKGEKITIERVDIVGNDRTRDKIIRRALMIAEGDVYNADNFEATKSNLEGMDFFEAVKLKTAPGSRPDTMNVTVEVIEKKTGSLAAGLGYSSQDGAMGNVDLKERNLFGMGIVANAKANLSARRSNYEGSLTYPWIFDYPVTGSIKGYQAVQGEQNYVRDSNGGSLFLSYPLYGLWSMSTGIARDSSKLSGFQGMFAQSIVAYYASYHANAAKYLNISENSLSFNIGRDTRNNSVIPTAGTKLTLGARLSGFGGDVAFSSYYSEGIYYKSLFWKAVLKFRANASMLMESGNDPIPFDRRILLGGIQSIRGYKAGEIGPRDRYGNIMGGDRAMFSNVECLFPLVERLKLNGVTFFDIGNAWNVCNSPFMTDVKAGVGVGIRWVSPMGPLRIEYGWKINPQKGEDPGAFAFAMGQLF
- a CDS encoding ABC transporter ATP-binding protein, whose product is MNDEYIYQVSDLRKTYYHPVRELEVLRGVTLLVRHGESVAVTGPSGVGKSTLLHVLGLLDEPTSGTIFLDGVNVRELGEVERAKIRNKRIGFVFQFFQLLPEFTALENVLMPGLIAGEDMKELRRKSERLLNEVGLGDRFSHRPGELSGGEQQRVAIARALVMNPDVILADEPTGNLDLETGAEIESLLRNLNFERKTSLIVVTHKESLARVMDRRVALSAGKIEELQ
- a CDS encoding lipoprotein-releasing ABC transporter permease subunit; translated protein: MKLPLELRVGLRYLRAKRKQAFVSVISAFGVLGVMLGVMTLIIVLGVMNGFERDLKDKILGTVSHIVVMNNSTRSITDWVQVMDRIKLIDGINAVTPYIYGQAMLSSRGRVRGVIVRGIDPKSAPQVISISKYMEKGSLKGLGLADGDINGVIIGKELATSNSLRVGDSVQLISPQGKRTPIGAIPRVQNFRVVGIFKSGMYEFDSNLVYMDLAEAQKFFEMGSGVTGIEVNLKNIYDAPKIASRIESVLGAPYWTRTWRDMYRNLFSALKLEKIAMFIILTFIVLVAAFNIIISLIMLVMEKSRDIAVLKSLGATSDRIMRIFVVQGMIVGATGTFLGAIAGLGGGALLAKYPFIELPEEIYTISTLPIAISTSDVLTICIVALTICFLATLYPSYRAARLEPAEALRYE
- the lysS gene encoding lysine--tRNA ligase, whose amino-acid sequence is MSEPSSKSEKLSPSSLIDVRLKKLEELEESGIQPYAIGFTPDVYSSELRAKYSEIDESEEISDTLGLAGRIMAIRNLGKAAFMRIQDVTGDFQIYLGRDIIGVEEYKQAKKLDIGDIIGVTGSPFKTKTGELSLVVKRLILLTKSLRPLPEKWHGLSDVETRYRQRYLDLMVNKSSRDIVFTRSRVISYLRNFLTKRGFLEVETPMMQTIPGGATARPFETFHHALNRRLYLRIAPELYLKRLLVGGFDKVFEINRNFRNEGISTQHNPEFTMLEFYLAYKTYEDLMNLTEEMLANLALDTVGSYKFNYGEREVDLTPPWPRVTVKESLIKNGVLSPDEIEDRNTVFIKAVEMGISVNKEDSYGKLLMAIFDEVVESTLWGPVFVNRYPVDVSPLARRNEEDPTVTDRFELYICGREMANAFTELTDPVDQRNRFEEQVRARQAGDEEAHFLDEDFLRALEYGMPPAAGEGLGIDRLVMLLTNAQSIREVILFPHMRPEKGLE
- the corA gene encoding magnesium/cobalt transporter CorA; this encodes MTSVWTKKRSQKSGKAPGTLVHVGDVHSQKTRIECVIYSPTEIQQVEVQGDIRSFFASHPPGASSSMWLNVEGLHDVEMINSIGSVFGISNLALEDIVDTSHRPKLEEFSDHIFIIIRALGIHQTTMRLFPEQISLVLGANFLITFRERSDLLFQPIKKRMELSTSRIRNSGVDYLLYSVVDLIVDNYFDILENIAERMEIIEHVVVKGPSTSTLESIHQLKTDLLFLRKSVWPLREISNRMIAGDLSYVKDSTKPYLRDVLDHAIHAVDTVETFRDIISGMLDIYLSAVSNRLNETMKVLTIIATIFIPLTFLCGWYGMNFKYMPELDWTYGYPMVIAIASFTAITMLIAFRRKKWI